In Mixophyes fleayi isolate aMixFle1 chromosome 4, aMixFle1.hap1, whole genome shotgun sequence, the following proteins share a genomic window:
- the LOC142150696 gene encoding olfactory receptor 13F1-like, producing MCKNKQNSTLRKGFHLLAFSSYEDAQLVLSFGVLLMYLIAVLGNVIITALVCLAPQLHTPMYFFLCNLSIQDVMYVSSILPNLLAITMTGVTCISFQACVTQMFVFVFSLDTEFFLLTSMAYDRYVAICIPLHYSILVNKRTCVQLAAASWTMGALSSLMYSILVSNLSFCGVQEINHFFCDVNTMLKLSCSDTSPIEIIISVECVFLGLLPFLFILISYIYIISNILKLHTSGQRLKIFSGCSSHITVVILFCGTVLILYLKPKSAYSQEYDKIVSLLYVAVVPTLNPLVYSLRNKEVLRAMNNILCRGCTTDQNSLFKYAL from the exons atgtgtaaaaataaacaaaacagcacATTACGCAAAGGATTCCACCTCCTGGCCTTCTCCAGCTATGAGGATGCACAACTTGTACTTTCCTTTGGAGTGTTATTGATGTACCTGATAGCAGTGCTTGGAAATGTGATTATTACAGCACTTGTCTGTCTGGCTCCCCAGCTGCACACTCCCATGTATTTCTTCCTCTGCAATTTATCAATCCAAGACGTTATGTATGTTTCCTCCATCTTACCAAATCTGTTAGCCATCACAATGACGGGTGTTACCTGTATATCTTTCCAAGCCTGTGTCACACAgatgtttgtgtttgttttttctcttgatACTGAGTTTTTCCTCCTGACATCCATGGCTTATGATCGATATGTGGCCATCTGCATTCCACTTCATTATTCTATCCTTGTTAACAAGAGGACATGTGTCCAATTGGCAGCTGCCTCCTGGACTATGGGTGCCTTGAGTTCACTAATGTACAGCATTCTAGTGTCCAATTTATCATTCTGCGGTGTCCAAGAAATCAATCATTTCTTCTGTGATGTGAATACTATGTTGAAGCTCTCCTGCAGTGACACCTCACCCATTGAGATCATAATATCTGTGGAATGTGTATTTCTGGGACTCCTTCCCTTCCTTTTTAttcttatatcttatatatacattatatctaACATTCTAAAACTTCACACCTCAGGGCAAAGGCTTAAGATTTTCTCTGGGTGTTCTTCCCATATAACGGTTGTTATTCTATTTTGTGGAACAGTTCTCATTTTGTATCTGAAGCCAAAATCCGCGTACTCTCAAGAATATGACAAGATTGTTTCCTTGTTATATGTTGCAGTGGTCCCAACATTAAATCCATTAGTTTATAGCTTAAGAAACAAAGAGGTTCTCAGAGCCATGAATAACATTT TGTGCAGAGGATGTACTACAGATCagaattctttatttaaatatgctctttaa
- the LOC142150697 gene encoding olfactory receptor 5G9-like, whose translation MQQTIEPGPVSKQMSGLPEIKIVQRHDRYIMEIGNETSFVDFILQGLTADNFLQLLLFVLFLIIYLCSFVSNLCMMLLIRTVHHLHTPMYFFLSHLSFVDLCYSSTITPKMLSDFLSEKKSISFIGCASQMFSFAMFATSESLLVTAMAYDRYVAICRPLVYYNFMNRSTCWGLVLGAYFSSLPAAITHTITIFMFPLCGSNKINHFYCDIPPLLKLACAYSHIRKLVVFLLSLVMGMVSFFVILMSYVSIICAILGIHSTDGRSKAFSTCASHLIVVISFYSTVFGIYFRPSLGLNSDSIDKVFSIFYTVASPLLNPLIYSFKNAEVKRAVLKVFLLNEVPRYSKQPLGFG comes from the exons ATGCAGCAAACAATAGAACCAGGTCCTGTATCTAAGCAGATGTCAGGGCTGCCAGAAATCAAAATAGTCCAAAGACATGACAG ATACATTATGGAAATTGGGAATGAGACCTCATTTGTTGATTTTATCTTACAAGGACTAACTGCTGACAACTTTCTTCAGTTACTACTGTTTGTGctatttttaatcatttatttatgttcCTTTGTAAGTAATCTTTGCATGATGCTGTTAATAAGGACTGTTCATCATCTTCATACACCCATGTATTTTTTTCTCAGTCATTTGTCATTTGTAGACTTATGTTATTCCTCAACTATTACACCAAAGATGCTGTCAGATTTTCTCTCTGAAAAGAAGTCTATCTCCTTCATAGGGTGCGCctcacaaatgttttcttttgccaTGTTTGCTACATCTGAGAGTCTTTTGGTGACGGCGATGGCATATGACCGCTATGTTGCAATATGTCGACCCCTCGTCTACTATAATTTTATGAACAGGTCTACTTGTTGGGGCTTGGTATTAGGAGCCTATTTTAGTAGCTTACCTGCTGCCATCACTCATACTATCACTATTTTCATGTTCCCTTTATGTGGTTCAAACAAAATCAATCATTTTTACTGTGATATTCCCCCACTTCTGAAACTCGCTTGTGCTTATTCTCACATCAGGAAATTGGTTGTCTTTTTACTATCTCTTGTAATGGGAATGGTTTCTTTTTTTGTGATATTGATGTCCTATGTGTCCATAATATGTGCCATCCTTGGGATCCATTCAACAGACGGCAGATCCAAGGCATTCTCCACATGTGCCTCCCACCTTATTGTAGTGATCTCTTTCTACAGCACTGTGTTTGGTATTTACTTTCGTCCAAGCTTGGGTTTAAATTCAGATAGTATTGATAAGGTCTTCTCCATTTTTTATACTGTGGCTTCCCCATTGTTAAACCCCCTCATATACAGCTTTAAAAATGCAGAAGTTAAAAGAGCTGTGCTGAAAGTGTTCCTTTTAAATGAAGTTCCAAGATATTCCAAACAACCTCTTGGCTTTGGATAA